In Vreelandella piezotolerans, one genomic interval encodes:
- a CDS encoding murein L,D-transpeptidase catalytic domain family protein, with protein sequence MLFRSRMMNVLFSLSIVLFSYPLQAAGFFSQVAAAPAAGVSPLHHQLLQLAPNATPTALRLAAQALSCADPSAERLAVIDYSLPSTEPRMWVFDLHQHQLLFEELVSHGQGSGDAVANAFSNVPDSHQSSIGLFRTMNSYYGRNGYSLRLDGLEPDVNDLAFERAIVIHGADYVSHDFITQTGRLGRSHGCPAVREDITYPLIDSLKEDQYVFAYYPDEEWLATSAFLRCESSTPMHLAEMK encoded by the coding sequence ATGCTTTTTCGATCACGCATGATGAATGTACTGTTTTCTTTATCCATCGTACTGTTTTCTTATCCTCTTCAAGCCGCTGGCTTTTTCTCACAAGTGGCCGCCGCCCCAGCTGCGGGGGTATCCCCCCTTCATCATCAGTTACTGCAGTTAGCGCCTAATGCCACGCCAACTGCCCTCAGGTTAGCGGCCCAGGCATTGAGCTGTGCCGATCCATCCGCAGAGCGGCTGGCCGTCATCGATTACTCGCTGCCATCCACAGAGCCGCGCATGTGGGTGTTCGATCTTCACCAACATCAGCTGCTGTTCGAGGAATTAGTGTCCCATGGACAAGGATCTGGCGATGCCGTGGCCAACGCGTTTTCCAATGTTCCCGATAGCCATCAATCCAGCATCGGTCTGTTTCGCACCATGAACAGTTACTACGGCCGCAATGGCTATTCACTACGCTTGGATGGCCTGGAGCCTGACGTCAACGATCTGGCCTTCGAGCGAGCGATCGTCATTCATGGCGCGGACTACGTAAGCCACGATTTCATCACCCAAACCGGTCGCCTAGGGCGAAGCCATGGCTGCCCGGCGGTACGTGAGGACATCACTTACCCGCTAATCGACAGTCTAAAAGAGGACCAGTACGTCTTCGCCTACTATCCGGATGAAGAGTGGTTAGCCACGTCAGCGTTTTTACGCTGTGAGTCGTCGACGCCCATGCACCTAGCCGAGATGAAATAG